The Blautia hydrogenotrophica DSM 10507 genome window below encodes:
- a CDS encoding transglutaminase-like domain-containing protein, with protein sequence MLDFSTPNIQKLISNRHWKGVEVYNRIKQIYNFVRDEILFGYNVDDSIPASRVLAEGYRQCNTKGTLFMALLRGVDVPCRMHGFTIDKKLQKGTMTDIVYKKAPKNIFHSWVEVYLDGVWYELEAFILDKKYLSQIQNINSTRKGTFWGYGVAVKDLRNPVIDFSINNTYIQSEGINHDFGIYDCPDDLLQEHHQEISIFEAFLYRNLGRHLMNYNIKKIRNAKR encoded by the coding sequence ATGTTGGATTTTTCAACACCAAATATACAAAAGTTGATAAGTAATAGACACTGGAAAGGTGTTGAAGTATATAATCGCATTAAACAAATATACAATTTTGTTCGTGATGAAATTTTATTTGGTTATAATGTTGATGATAGTATTCCAGCATCAAGAGTTTTGGCTGAGGGATATAGACAATGTAATACCAAAGGCACCCTGTTTATGGCGTTGCTCCGTGGTGTAGATGTTCCTTGTCGTATGCATGGGTTTACGATTGATAAAAAGTTACAAAAAGGTACAATGACTGATATCGTATATAAAAAAGCACCTAAAAATATTTTTCACAGTTGGGTAGAAGTTTATTTGGACGGGGTTTGGTATGAGCTTGAAGCATTTATTTTGGACAAAAAATATCTTTCACAGATACAAAACATAAATTCTACTCGTAAGGGTACTTTTTGGGGATATGGTGTCGCTGTTAAAGATTTGCGTAATCCAGTAATTGATTTTTCTATAAATAATACCTATATTCAAAGCGAAGGCATTAACCACGACTTTGGAATTTATGATTGCCCAGATGATTTACTTCAAGAACATCATCAAGAAATATCAATTTTTGAAGCCTTTCTGTATAGAAATTTAGGCAGGCACTTGATGAATTACAATATCAAAAAAATAAGAAATGCTAAACGATAA
- a CDS encoding DUF3795 domain-containing protein, with protein MKRELGIARCGLACCLCSENETCTGCDSGQCPDKEWCENRKCSISKNVEYCYECNEHCRKGLLSKIKPYAFTEFVKRYGINCLLDCLERNEKNGIIYHREGIHGDYDEFDDIETLIEYIKTGDSSLKNCRDFQTASLHRND; from the coding sequence ATGAAACGTGAATTAGGAATTGCCCGCTGTGGGCTTGCTTGTTGTTTATGCTCTGAAAATGAAACTTGCACTGGCTGCGATTCAGGTCAATGTCCAGATAAGGAGTGGTGTGAAAACAGGAAATGTTCAATTTCTAAAAATGTTGAGTATTGTTATGAGTGCAATGAACATTGCAGAAAAGGACTATTAAGTAAAATAAAACCGTATGCTTTCACGGAATTTGTTAAAAGATATGGTATAAATTGTCTTTTGGACTGTCTTGAGAGAAATGAGAAAAATGGAATAATTTATCACCGTGAAGGAATACATGGAGACTATGACGAGTTTGATGACATAGAAACGTTGATAGAATACATAAAGACTGGGGATAGTTCACTTAAAAATTGTCGAGATTTTCAAACAGCCTCATTGCATAGGAATGATTAG
- a CDS encoding MGMT family protein, whose product MANEDKKDFNAMLHDNKDMPKFQTITDQKSIEKYGGNKMFFAPPIDYDQVMKKIPYGKVITVGKIREYFAKLNGADFTEPITAGIFVSIVAWASDQRSENKTPYWRTLKANGELNAKYPEGIKVQKEKLEAEGHTIIQKGRKNIRYYVKDYENSLFDLK is encoded by the coding sequence ATGGCAAATGAAGATAAAAAAGATTTTAATGCTATGCTGCACGATAATAAGGATATGCCAAAATTTCAAACTATCACAGATCAGAAAAGTATCGAGAAATATGGGGGAAATAAAATGTTTTTTGCCCCGCCAATCGACTATGACCAAGTAATGAAAAAAATCCCGTACGGTAAAGTGATTACTGTTGGGAAAATACGAGAATACTTTGCAAAATTGAACGGTGCAGATTTTACAGAACCGATTACAGCGGGAATTTTCGTTTCTATCGTAGCCTGGGCGAGTGATCAGCGTTCTGAAAATAAAACACCTTATTGGAGAACATTAAAAGCAAATGGAGAACTTAATGCTAAATATCCAGAAGGTATTAAAGTACAAAAGGAGAAATTAGAAGCTGAAGGGCATACCATTATTCAAAAAGGTCGTAAAAATATACGATATTATGTTAAGGACTATGAAAACTCTCTTTTCGATTTGAAATAA
- a CDS encoding GNAT family N-acetyltransferase: MNTPTLKTERLILRKFTEQDMEALFLILKDEEVNKFLPWYPMENIEETRKFYEKRYAAKYAQPQSYAYAICLKEDNFPIGYIKVDMEEHHDFGYGLRREFWHRGIVTEAGKIVVEQVKKDGVPYITATHDKNNPRSGNVMKKVGMKYCYSFEEQWKPKNFPVIFRMYQLNFDGNTNFVYLKYWNESDNHFIEEL, translated from the coding sequence ATGAATACCCCCACATTAAAAACAGAAAGACTGATTTTAAGGAAATTTACGGAACAAGATATGGAAGCACTTTTTCTCATTCTTAAAGATGAAGAAGTCAATAAATTTTTACCTTGGTATCCTATGGAAAATATAGAGGAAACAAGGAAGTTTTATGAGAAACGATATGCTGCAAAATATGCACAGCCACAAAGTTATGCATATGCTATCTGTTTAAAAGAAGATAACTTTCCAATAGGTTATATCAAAGTTGATATGGAAGAACACCATGACTTTGGTTATGGTCTGCGTAGGGAGTTCTGGCACAGGGGAATAGTTACAGAAGCAGGAAAAATCGTTGTAGAACAGGTAAAAAAAGATGGGGTTCCGTATATTACGGCAACCCATGACAAAAATAATCCGAGAAGTGGAAATGTAATGAAAAAAGTAGGTATGAAGTACTGCTATTCCTTTGAAGAACAGTGGAAACCGAAAAATTTTCCTGTTATATTCAGAATGTATCAGCTCAATTTTGATGGCAATACAAATTTTGTATATCTTAAATATTGGAATGAGTCTGATAATCATTTTATTGAGGAGTTATAA
- a CDS encoding alpha/beta hydrolase has translation MKTEKFYIGNIPVIVWGEWSEKVYLYVHGKMARKEEAAEFAEIAKSSGWQTVSFDLPAHGERKDEAYPCNIWNGISDLCQLEGYVFSSWSRVSLYACSIGAYFCLHAYGGRTFENCLFLSPIVDMEYLIQNMFSWFHVTEDMLRNRGDISTPIETLSWDYYQYVKRNPIVRWNSSTHILYGGRDNLQSLEVIKTFADLSHSKLTVSPNSEHAFMEAADNTIVKKWIAECIQQEVNEI, from the coding sequence ATGAAAACGGAGAAATTTTATATTGGGAATATTCCAGTCATTGTCTGGGGAGAGTGGTCAGAAAAAGTATATCTGTACGTCCACGGAAAAATGGCAAGGAAAGAGGAAGCAGCGGAGTTTGCCGAGATAGCTAAGAGCAGCGGATGGCAGACAGTTAGCTTTGATCTGCCGGCCCATGGAGAGAGAAAAGATGAGGCTTACCCATGTAATATATGGAATGGAATTTCGGACTTGTGTCAACTGGAAGGCTATGTTTTTTCTTCTTGGAGCAGAGTCTCTCTGTATGCGTGCAGCATAGGAGCATATTTCTGTCTTCATGCGTACGGGGGCAGAACATTTGAAAATTGTCTTTTTCTATCTCCAATTGTGGATATGGAATACTTGATTCAAAATATGTTTTCATGGTTTCATGTGACGGAAGATATGCTCAGAAACAGGGGAGATATCTCTACTCCGATTGAGACTCTTTCTTGGGATTACTATCAGTATGTAAAGAGGAATCCTATAGTGAGGTGGAATTCTTCTACACATATTCTATATGGCGGAAGAGACAATTTGCAGTCCCTGGAAGTGATAAAAACATTTGCCGACCTCAGTCATTCGAAGCTGACGGTATCTCCGAACAGCGAGCACGCATTTATGGAGGCTGCCGATAATACGATAGTGAAAAAGTGGATCGCGGAATGTATTCAGCAAGAAGTAAATGAAATATAA
- a CDS encoding SdpI family protein, protein MGFWIYMLLMNLLNTFTLIGFGKHFMRKAPKEINEVFGYRTPMSMKNKDTWEFAHKYCGKIWYFCGVISLPTTVILMLLVIGKNMEVVGTVGAIITGVQLVFLIGSIFPTEIALRKNFDKNGKRKNGRSGNII, encoded by the coding sequence ATGGGATTTTGGATTTATATGTTGCTTATGAATTTACTTAATACGTTTACACTGATTGGTTTTGGAAAACATTTCATGAGGAAAGCGCCAAAGGAGATCAATGAAGTATTTGGATATCGGACTCCCATGTCCATGAAAAATAAGGACACATGGGAGTTTGCTCACAAATATTGCGGAAAGATATGGTATTTCTGTGGGGTGATCTCATTGCCGACAACAGTGATACTTATGCTTTTGGTAATCGGAAAAAATATGGAGGTTGTAGGAACTGTAGGAGCGATTATCACGGGAGTACAGCTAGTCTTTTTAATTGGTTCTATTTTTCCAACCGAGATTGCACTGAGAAAAAATTTTGACAAAAATGGGAAAAGAAAGAATGGAAGATCGGGAAATATTATTTGA
- a CDS encoding DUF5655 domain-containing protein — MSEIKLFDIKDGVRQLVSSEVLLERELQTLIEKNMETLFGVRFLKSEYSITNGRMDSIGIDENNCPVIFEYKRSSNENVINQGLFYLDWLLDHKADFKLLVIEKMGREAAELIDWSVPCVICVANDFTKYDVHAVNQMQRNIKLVKYRKYDNELILFEYLNTPVVQPMNRADAEEQRRGNGQKTHIEKLAAAPAPLRTLYEDICNYIESLGDDIVSNQLKLYLAYKKVQNLVCIEIYSRQLILYLKLNPDTVNLEEGFTRDMRNIGHYGTGDLQVIVKSSGDFEKAKKLIERAYSEA; from the coding sequence ATGTCGGAGATAAAATTGTTTGATATTAAAGATGGGGTAAGGCAACTGGTATCATCGGAGGTCTTATTGGAGAGAGAGTTGCAGACCTTGATTGAGAAGAATATGGAGACGCTTTTCGGAGTCCGATTTTTAAAGAGCGAATATTCGATTACCAATGGACGCATGGACAGTATTGGGATTGATGAGAATAACTGTCCTGTTATTTTTGAATATAAACGAAGCAGCAATGAAAATGTGATTAATCAAGGACTGTTTTATCTGGACTGGCTGCTGGACCATAAGGCAGATTTCAAATTGCTGGTAATTGAGAAGATGGGAAGGGAGGCTGCCGAGCTGATAGACTGGTCTGTTCCCTGCGTGATCTGTGTGGCCAATGATTTTACGAAATACGATGTTCATGCGGTAAACCAGATGCAGCGAAACATAAAACTTGTGAAATACAGAAAATATGACAATGAGCTGATTCTGTTTGAATATTTGAATACTCCGGTGGTGCAGCCGATGAATAGAGCAGATGCAGAAGAACAAAGAAGAGGCAATGGACAAAAGACTCATATAGAAAAACTGGCCGCAGCTCCGGCGCCACTCAGAACCTTATACGAGGATATTTGCAATTATATTGAGTCTCTGGGGGATGATATTGTCTCTAATCAGTTGAAATTGTATCTGGCCTACAAGAAAGTTCAAAATCTGGTCTGCATAGAAATCTACAGCAGACAGTTGATTCTCTACCTAAAACTGAATCCGGACACAGTCAATTTGGAGGAAGGTTTTACCCGGGACATGAGAAACATCGGCCACTATGGGACTGGGGACTTGCAGGTGATTGTCAAAAGCTCTGGGGATTTTGAGAAAGCGAAGAAGTTAATTGAGCGGGCATACAGCGAAGCTTGA
- a CDS encoding DUF5107 domain-containing protein: protein MRAYIEVEKIQGCYIEGEHPLPIFRDMEENKPSRGDGTLAAEEEKQLGEHTGFRVLPYRMQDKYSREKKPIFLKTVVLENEKRRAVFLPEYGGRLQSFVNKETGKEILYRNPVFQPANLGIRNAWFSGGVEWNAAQYGHTVYSSSPVYFAKCIGKDGEEFVRMYEFERMKRLYIQIDFHLPKGAETLFLHVKIQNLDDEKKSMYWWTNIAIQAEEKLRVFSGTDEVMYLHPESISDNVNPVRVFGHTRLPDLPTLPGKDSSYPSNADYSNEFFFQNPEKPEACWSAAAYGDGRVFFEESTLPLRYRKMFCWGRHPGGRRWCSYLATETEGNYVELQAGLTPTQLNGIEIPGKTVWEFTQAIGETRMEDIQAPYQKDYGRARKSVEQQVHQALGEEELACWEAYFKEMSVKKAERILSAGTGWGTLERQRCEKEGEGFPSWLEFEDSALGAPQYPWMFLLENGFLPELDVMEAPKSWMVDAKFEHLLRHSLADQKGDHYLAHLHMGVMEYENGNRTAGINEWRKSLEQKASPIAYRNLAYDEKMQGNQNQAIEYMKKAVELEDNKIDKVFSEEYMALLLEAKRYENAWDYYCSLPMKRQESDRLTLQAGLAGVEIGQEAFVEAVLHREFSCIREGDTSLTDLYFRYQAKKRMQEIKDCDEQEAARYVEENLNPPEEIDFRMFVKRERTDENKYRERNFPAT, encoded by the coding sequence ATGAGAGCATACATAGAGGTGGAAAAAATTCAGGGATGTTATATTGAGGGGGAACATCCGCTGCCGATTTTCAGAGATATGGAAGAAAATAAGCCGTCGAGAGGGGACGGTACGCTGGCGGCGGAAGAAGAAAAACAATTGGGTGAGCACACGGGATTCCGGGTTCTTCCCTACCGGATGCAGGATAAATACAGCAGAGAGAAGAAACCAATTTTTCTAAAGACGGTTGTCCTGGAAAATGAGAAGCGCCGGGCAGTTTTTCTGCCGGAATACGGCGGGAGGCTTCAGTCTTTTGTAAATAAGGAGACTGGAAAAGAGATTCTGTATAGGAATCCGGTGTTTCAGCCAGCGAATCTGGGAATCCGAAACGCCTGGTTTTCTGGGGGAGTGGAATGGAATGCAGCGCAGTATGGACACACGGTGTACAGCAGTTCACCGGTGTACTTTGCAAAGTGTATAGGTAAGGACGGGGAAGAATTTGTGCGGATGTATGAATTCGAGAGAATGAAAAGGCTGTACATTCAGATTGATTTTCATCTGCCGAAAGGGGCGGAAACCCTGTTCTTACATGTGAAAATACAAAATTTGGACGATGAAAAAAAATCCATGTATTGGTGGACGAATATAGCGATACAGGCAGAAGAGAAGCTGAGAGTCTTTTCTGGGACGGACGAAGTCATGTACCTTCATCCTGAGAGCATCAGCGACAATGTAAATCCGGTCCGTGTGTTCGGACATACGAGACTGCCTGATTTGCCGACACTGCCGGGAAAGGATTCTTCTTATCCGTCCAATGCGGATTATTCCAATGAGTTTTTCTTCCAAAATCCAGAGAAGCCGGAGGCTTGCTGGAGCGCGGCGGCTTATGGAGATGGCAGAGTGTTTTTTGAAGAGTCCACGCTGCCGCTGCGGTACCGAAAAATGTTCTGCTGGGGTAGACATCCGGGCGGCAGACGTTGGTGCTCCTATTTGGCCACGGAGACGGAAGGAAACTATGTGGAGCTTCAGGCGGGATTGACGCCGACCCAACTGAATGGTATAGAGATTCCGGGTAAGACTGTCTGGGAGTTCACACAGGCGATCGGTGAGACGAGGATGGAGGACATTCAGGCCCCATATCAGAAAGACTATGGGAGGGCGCGAAAGTCTGTGGAACAACAGGTACACCAGGCCTTGGGGGAGGAAGAGCTAGCATGTTGGGAGGCATATTTTAAGGAAATGTCCGTGAAAAAGGCAGAACGAATTCTGTCTGCTGGCACAGGCTGGGGAACCTTGGAGCGCCAAAGATGTGAAAAAGAAGGAGAAGGATTCCCATCTTGGCTGGAATTTGAGGACTCTGCCCTGGGGGCGCCTCAATACCCGTGGATGTTTCTGCTGGAAAACGGGTTTCTGCCTGAGCTAGATGTGATGGAAGCTCCGAAGAGCTGGATGGTTGATGCGAAGTTTGAACATCTTCTCCGTCACAGCCTCGCCGACCAAAAAGGAGATCACTATTTGGCACATCTGCATATGGGAGTCATGGAGTATGAAAATGGAAATCGGACAGCAGGTATAAACGAGTGGAGAAAGTCGCTGGAACAGAAAGCCTCTCCAATTGCTTATCGGAATTTGGCCTACGACGAGAAGATGCAGGGAAACCAAAATCAGGCGATTGAATATATGAAAAAGGCGGTGGAATTGGAAGACAATAAGATTGACAAAGTATTTTCAGAAGAATATATGGCACTTTTGCTGGAAGCAAAAAGATATGAGAATGCATGGGATTACTATTGTTCTCTGCCGATGAAACGGCAGGAATCTGACCGCCTGACCCTGCAAGCTGGATTGGCGGGAGTCGAGATCGGACAGGAAGCGTTTGTGGAAGCGGTGCTGCATAGAGAGTTCTCTTGCATTCGCGAGGGGGATACTAGTCTGACGGATTTGTATTTCCGATATCAGGCGAAAAAGAGGATGCAGGAGATAAAGGATTGTGACGAGCAGGAAGCAGCCAGATATGTGGAGGAAAATCTGAATCCTCCGGAGGAGATTGATTTCCGGATGTTTGTAAAAAGGGAGAGGACAGATGAAAACAAATACAGAGAGAGAAATTTTCCAGCAACATGA
- a CDS encoding N-acetylmannosamine-6-phosphate 2-epimerase, which produces MRREELKKGLIVSCQATAEEPMRGSETMGRFALAAQIGGAAAVRMNGVADILAARQLIDIPVIGLIKRHYAGYWPYITPTLREVEAVYLAGCEMAAVDATNQESPSGMSPESYIREIKKRFPDLLLVADISTIEEGEVAEQAGADLISSTLAGYTEYTRQDSSLIVELQPPALELVQKLAARVSVPVIAEGRYWNEVLAAKAMEAGAHNVVIGAGITRPQIITKKIVDALEKYC; this is translated from the coding sequence GTGAGACGAGAAGAATTGAAAAAAGGGCTGATTGTGTCCTGCCAGGCTACAGCCGAGGAACCCATGAGGGGAAGTGAGACGATGGGAAGGTTTGCACTGGCGGCGCAGATTGGCGGGGCAGCAGCCGTGAGAATGAATGGTGTCGCTGATATTTTGGCAGCAAGACAGTTAATAGATATTCCCGTGATTGGTTTAATTAAGAGGCATTACGCTGGCTACTGGCCCTATATCACACCGACTCTGAGAGAGGTGGAGGCGGTCTATCTTGCAGGCTGTGAGATGGCTGCGGTGGATGCGACCAATCAGGAAAGTCCGTCTGGGATGAGTCCAGAGTCATATATCAGAGAAATCAAAAAGCGTTTTCCAGATTTACTGCTGGTGGCAGATATTTCCACCATTGAAGAAGGAGAAGTGGCAGAACAAGCGGGAGCAGACTTGATTTCCTCGACTCTAGCAGGATATACCGAATACACAAGACAGGATAGCAGTCTGATTGTGGAGCTTCAGCCTCCGGCACTGGAGCTGGTACAGAAGCTGGCTGCACGGGTTAGCGTTCCGGTGATTGCGGAAGGAAGGTATTGGAATGAGGTTCTGGCGGCAAAAGCCATGGAGGCAGGAGCACACAATGTAGTGATCGGGGCTGGAATTACAAGACCTCAGATTATCACAAAGAAAATCGTGGACGCTTTGGAGAAGTATTGTTAA
- a CDS encoding GNAT family N-acetyltransferase, with protein MHFTRITDLSHTMYDTALKLYQISFPHHEQREKGSQEKILSDSEYHFCLIYDKAVFVGLILYWESTDFIYVEHFCILPEMRNKQYGQKALTLLMEQNKILLLEIDPPVDDISKHRKKFYERCGFVQNSFSHIHPPYHKENGGHSLLIMSCPKQISQSIFDAFNQYLKNKVMKNVFM; from the coding sequence GTGCATTTTACGCGTATCACAGATCTATCACACACTATGTATGACACGGCATTAAAATTGTACCAAATTAGTTTTCCGCATCATGAGCAGAGAGAAAAAGGTTCGCAAGAAAAAATTTTAAGTGATAGCGAATACCATTTTTGTTTGATATATGATAAAGCGGTTTTTGTTGGCTTGATTTTATATTGGGAGAGCACAGATTTTATTTATGTTGAACATTTTTGTATTTTACCGGAAATGAGAAACAAACAATATGGACAGAAAGCATTAACTCTCTTAATGGAACAAAACAAAATATTGCTTCTTGAGATTGACCCGCCTGTTGATGATATTTCTAAGCATAGGAAAAAATTTTATGAAAGATGCGGTTTTGTACAAAATTCCTTTAGCCACATTCACCCGCCATATCATAAAGAAAATGGCGGGCACAGCCTCCTTATAATGAGCTGTCCCAAGCAAATTTCACAAAGTATATTTGATGCTTTCAACCAGTATTTAAAAAATAAAGTTATGAAAAACGTATTTATGTAA
- a CDS encoding PadR family transcriptional regulator — translation MATIDLIVLGMLKKESLSAYDIQKLVEYRNISKWVKISTPSIYKKVIQLEKKGYVKSCLVKEGKMPEKAVYSLTLSGEEQFEKLMLETAGRPIRIFLDFNAVIVNLSSLPPQKQQLCLEEIEKNVLSLKAYLEENLNAKESIEAIPATGLAVLQQQYILVQTIETWLSSLREQAPNVQEDTQS, via the coding sequence ATGGCCACAATTGATTTAATTGTACTTGGAATGTTAAAAAAAGAATCTTTAAGCGCTTATGATATCCAAAAATTAGTGGAATATCGCAATATATCCAAATGGGTAAAGATCAGTACCCCCTCTATTTATAAAAAGGTCATTCAGCTAGAAAAAAAAGGATATGTCAAAAGCTGCCTTGTTAAAGAAGGAAAAATGCCGGAAAAAGCGGTCTATTCTCTGACCCTGAGCGGAGAAGAGCAGTTTGAAAAGCTTATGCTGGAAACTGCCGGAAGGCCCATACGTATTTTTTTGGATTTCAACGCCGTCATTGTGAACCTGTCCAGCCTACCTCCCCAAAAACAGCAACTTTGTCTGGAAGAAATAGAAAAGAATGTTTTGTCATTAAAGGCTTATCTAGAGGAAAATCTCAACGCCAAAGAGAGCATTGAAGCGATTCCAGCCACTGGATTAGCCGTCCTTCAGCAGCAATATATTCTGGTTCAAACGATTGAGACGTGGCTTTCCTCACTCAGAGAACAGGCCCCTAATGTGCAAGAGGATACACAGTCATAA
- a CDS encoding SIS domain-containing protein has protein sequence MKTNTEREIFQQHEALRKTYAYLMEHEEEIKNFFNGCGCKKIVFMGCGSSYMLAKSGQRMFGAAKGVSSVAIAGGDYLMCPNFYQECVKDSLVVVLSRSGKTSEMVRALEILKEHENCIVLSITAAQPNDFSKYADLELTMDWCCDLSVCQTRTVTNFYLALSMLFCFYRQDTCTLEALRTAVRENEKFQEQNREHLCKIAEMDWNRVVVLANGLFNGIAQEGALAFTEIAMVPGCSYSMLDYRHGPIVLNDRRTLTVVLLQQKEKELQRGLLADLKKRGGFVLAVGQGTKEFWGVDALIDAGKEWNTCAAGIPFLYTIQILAYEKAVKLGMNPDQPEGLDAYILL, from the coding sequence ATGAAAACAAATACAGAGAGAGAAATTTTCCAGCAACATGAGGCACTGAGGAAGACTTACGCCTATCTGATGGAACACGAAGAAGAAATCAAAAACTTTTTTAACGGATGTGGTTGTAAAAAAATAGTCTTCATGGGCTGCGGCTCCAGCTATATGCTGGCGAAATCGGGACAGAGAATGTTTGGCGCGGCGAAAGGCGTGAGCTCGGTAGCAATAGCCGGAGGAGATTATTTGATGTGCCCCAACTTTTACCAGGAGTGTGTGAAGGACAGTCTAGTTGTGGTTTTATCCCGCTCAGGAAAAACTTCAGAGATGGTTCGGGCTTTGGAGATACTGAAAGAGCATGAGAACTGTATCGTGCTCTCTATAACCGCGGCACAACCGAATGACTTTTCAAAGTACGCAGATTTGGAGCTGACCATGGATTGGTGTTGTGATTTGAGTGTGTGTCAAACTAGGACGGTCACGAATTTCTATCTGGCTTTGAGTATGCTCTTTTGCTTTTACAGACAGGACACCTGCACATTGGAGGCGTTGAGGACAGCCGTGAGAGAAAATGAGAAGTTCCAGGAGCAGAATCGAGAGCATCTCTGTAAGATCGCAGAGATGGACTGGAATCGGGTTGTGGTTCTGGCAAACGGCCTTTTCAATGGAATTGCTCAGGAAGGAGCACTGGCGTTCACAGAGATCGCGATGGTTCCGGGATGCAGCTATTCCATGCTGGATTATCGCCATGGGCCGATTGTGCTCAATGACAGGAGGACTTTGACGGTCGTTTTGCTGCAGCAGAAAGAAAAAGAACTGCAAAGAGGCCTGTTGGCAGATTTAAAGAAAAGGGGCGGCTTTGTGCTGGCCGTCGGCCAGGGAACAAAAGAATTCTGGGGCGTTGATGCCCTGATTGATGCGGGGAAAGAATGGAATACCTGTGCGGCGGGAATTCCCTTTCTCTATACCATACAGATACTGGCCTATGAAAAGGCTGTAAAGTTGGGGATGAACCCGGACCAGCCGGAAGGACTGGATGCGTATATTCTACTTTGA
- a CDS encoding flavin reductase family protein, translating into MKIEIGKDFPQCFIPSYPEEFKLFSHFETTARIPTVLLAIITWKENGKPNVCFHAWSCFHGDKIAFFAVMGNLYQHTHTYANIQREKCFCINFLPISYYDKLIDTINHNNYEADEFSVGKFALINAKTIHAPMIQEAFINMECTLKETLDLSGAGITAMMIGQVPHISVEEEYAQGYEKRYGKDGFMMLVPGPQDLKTGEPNQSAIATINIEKYD; encoded by the coding sequence ATGAAAATAGAGATAGGAAAAGATTTCCCACAGTGTTTTATACCCTCATATCCGGAAGAATTTAAACTATTCTCTCATTTTGAAACGACAGCAAGAATACCGACCGTTTTACTTGCAATTATCACATGGAAAGAGAACGGAAAGCCTAACGTATGCTTTCACGCATGGAGTTGTTTTCATGGCGATAAGATAGCTTTCTTTGCTGTTATGGGAAACCTTTATCAGCACACCCATACTTATGCAAATATCCAAAGGGAAAAGTGCTTTTGTATCAATTTTCTTCCTATAAGTTATTATGATAAGTTGATTGATACCATTAACCATAACAACTACGAAGCTGACGAATTTTCTGTAGGGAAATTTGCACTTATAAATGCCAAGACCATTCATGCTCCAATGATACAAGAAGCGTTTATAAATATGGAGTGTACTTTGAAAGAAACGCTGGATTTAAGCGGCGCAGGTATTACCGCAATGATGATCGGACAAGTACCGCACATTTCCGTTGAGGAAGAATATGCACAAGGTTATGAAAAACGATATGGGAAAGACGGATTTATGATGTTAGTCCCTGGCCCACAAGACTTAAAAACAGGAGAACCTAATCAATCAGCGATTGCTACAATAAATATTGAAAAATATGATTGA